From a region of the Tamandua tetradactyla isolate mTamTet1 chromosome 10, mTamTet1.pri, whole genome shotgun sequence genome:
- the LOC143648042 gene encoding keratin-associated protein 13-1-like produces MPFNCSSENFSLCSLGSSLCYPGSTGGSSYPSNLVYSTNICPPSVATYKVGSSLYNGCQKTCQEPSSCHTSYVVSSPCQTSSYHPRTSILCSPCPTTYTGCLGYGSRSFYSLGCGSRGFQPLGYDSYDFPSLGYRSGFCRPTYLASRSC; encoded by the exons ATGCCTTTCAACTGCAGCTCTGAGAACTTCTCCCTCTGCTCTCTTGGGAGTTCCCTGTGCTACCCAGGCTCCACCGGTGGCTCTTCCTACCCCAGCAACTTGGTCTACAGCACTAACATCTGTCCTCCCAgtgtagc CACCTATAAGGTGGGGTCATCACTCTACAATGGCTGTCAGAAAACCTGCCAAGAGCCCAGCAGCTGCCACACATCTTATGTGGTGTCCAGCCCCTGCCAGACATCCTCCTATCACCCCAGGACCTCGATCCTCTGCAGTCCCTGCCCAACAACTTACACTGGATGTCTAGGCTATGGATCCAGAAGTTTCTACTCACTGGGATGTGGATCCAGAGGCTTCCAACCCCTGGGTTATGACAGCTATGATTTCCCTTCCCTGGGCTACAGATCAGGATTCTGTCGCCCAACCTACTTGGCTTCTAGGAGCTGCTAG